The window GCCGCCGCGGCGGCGATCAGGGCGCGCAGGCGCGCCAGGGCGTCCTCGCGGTTCTTCTCGAGGCTGCGCGTGTTCTGCGCCTTGATCACCACGACCCCGTCCGCGCTGATGCGGTGGTCCTTCATGCCGAGCAGCCGCGTCTTGACGGCGTCGGGCAGGGACGAGGCGCGGATGTCGAATCGCAGGTGGACGGCGTTACTGACCTTGTTGACGTTCTGGCCGCCCGCGCCCTGCGCGCG of the Candidatus Dormiibacterota bacterium genome contains:
- the arfB gene encoding alternative ribosome rescue aminoacyl-tRNA hydrolase ArfB; the protein is MDKAPTIILKQSEVEIEAIRAQGAGGQNVNKVSNAVHLRFDIRASSLPDAVKTRLLGMKDHRISADGVVVIKAQNTRSLEKNREDALARLRALIAAAAAVPRPRRPTKATYGSKMRRVSGKIRRGRVKALRGRVDG